The following is a genomic window from Amycolatopsis australiensis.
AGCCGGCTGGCGATGTCGAGGAAGACGCCGCCGTGCGGCGAGCCACGGCCCTCCTTGACCTCGGAGTTGATCGCGCGGGCCACCTCGTCGCGGGGCAGCAGGTCCGGCGTGCGCCGGTTGTTGTCCGCGTCGGTGTACCAGCGGTCGGCTTCCTCTTCGCTTTCGGCGTATTGGCCCTTGAAGACCTCGGGCACGTACTCGAACATGAACCGCTTGCCGTCGGAGTTCTTGAGCACACCGCCGTCACCGCGCACGCCTTCGGTGACGAGGATGCCCTTGACGCTCGGCGGCCAGACCATCCCGGTCGGGTGGAACTGGACGAACTCCATGTTGATCAGCTTCGCGCCCGCGCGCAGGGCCAGCGCGTGACCGTCGCCGGTGTACTCCCACGAGTTCGACGTCACTTTGAACGACTTGCCGATGCCGCCGGTGGCGAGCACGACCGCGGGCGCCTCGAAGAGGATGAACCGGCCGCTCTCGCGCCAGTAGCCGAACGCGCCGGCGATCTTGCCGTCGGTGGTGAGCAGTTCGGTGACCGTGCACTCGGCGAAGACCTTGATCTTGGCTTCGTAGTCACCGGTCTCGGCGAAATCCTCCTGCTGCAGCGAGACGATCTTCTGCTGCATCGTGCGGATCAGCTCGAGGCCGGTGCGGTCACCGACGTGCGCGAGCCGCGGGTAGGTGTGCCCGCCGAAGTTGCGCTGGCTGATCCGGCCGTCGGCGGTGCGGTCGAACAGCGCGCCGTAGGTCTCCAGCTCCCAGACGCGGTCCGGCGCCTCTTTCGCGTGGAGTTCGGCCATCCGCCAGTTGTTGAGGAACTTGCCGCCGCGCATGGTGTCGCGGAAGTGGACCTGCCAGTTGTCGTTGGGGTTCGCGTTGCCCATCGACGCCGCGCACCCGCCCTCGGCCATCACCGTGTGCGCCTTGCCGAACAGGGACTTGCACACGACGGCGACGCGGAAACCGCGTTCGCGCGCCTCGATCACAGCTCGCAGACCGGCGCCACCGGCACCGATCACCACCACGTCGTAGCTGTGCCGTTCGACCTCGGTCATGAAGAGATTCCACCTCGGAACTGGGGACGTCGTTGTCGGTGCGGGAGATTAGTTCACGAACCGCAGGTCCGAAATCGCGCCACTGGCCACGAGCATGACGTAGAAGTCGGTCAGCACGAGCGTGCCGAGCGTCGTCCAGGCCAGCGCCATGTGGCGGGTGTTCAGTTTCGTCACCTGCGTCCAGATCCAGTAGCGCACCGGATGCTTGGAGAAGTGCTTCAGCCGGCCACCGGTCACGTGGCGGCAGGAGTGGCAGGAAAGGGTGTACGCCCACAGGAGGATCACGTTGCCGAGCAGGATGATGTTGCCCAGCCCGAACCCGAAGCCGCCGGTCTTGCCGTGGAACGCCGTGATCGCGTCGTAGGTGTTGATCAGCGACACGATCAGCGCGACGTAGAAGAAGTAGCGGTGGACGTTCTGGATGATCAGCGGCAGCCGCGTCTCGCCCGTGTACTTCGCGTGCGGTTCCGCGACGGCGCAGGCGGGCGGGGAGAACCACACGGACCGGTAGTAGGCCTTGCGGTAGTAGTAGCAGGTCAGCCGGAACCCGAGCAGGAATGGCAGCACGACGAACCCGAGCGGGATCCAGCCGGGCAGGTCGCCGAACCAGTGGCCGAAGTGGCTCGACCCGGGCACGCAGGAGGTGGACAGGCAGGGCGAGTAGAACGGCGTCAGGTAGTGGTAGTCGGGCACCCAGTACGCGGTGCGCACGAACGACCGGACCGTCGCGTAGATGACGAACGCGGCGAGCCCGAGCACGGTCAGCAGCGGCTGCAGCCACCACCGGTCCGTGCGGAGGGTGCGCTCGGCGATCCGGGCCCGCTTCGGGGCCCGGACGCCGGTGCCGACGCCGTTGTCAGCCGGAGCGCTCACCGCTGGTCGCGCTTGTAGCCGCCGACGCCTTCGTCATCGGCGCCGTGCCACAGCGACGGGTCGTACGGGGTGTCGGGGACCGGGACGCGTTCGGCGGCCTTGGCCTGGGCGGGCACCGCGAGCGGGACGCCGTCGAGGTCCGCGGTGTCGATGTCGAGGCGTTCCACGTCGTTGGCGAGCCGGCGCACCGCCGACGCGTCGCCGTAGCGCGAGCGCAGCGCGCCGACGCACTGCCTGAGCTGGCCGATGGTTCGCCGCAGCTCGGCGATCTCGGAGGTGGACATCATGCCTCCCGGAGGTGGTGGGGCCGACAGGGAACCGGCCGGGCGATCGCTCGCCCCTACGGCTTTGCCGCGCGTCGTGCAGTGTGACAACTAGCACACTAACGGTTCCGAGGGTGATCGGGGTCACGCGGGTGGATCTTCTGAATCGATTTTGATTTGGCGTTTCGCGAAGGTAGTGTGGCCAGTGTCACGACCCAGAGGCGTCAGCGTTGCCGTCCCGCGGACCACCCCACACCAGTGATCCGGAGCCGGACATGAGCCCCACCCCCACCACGCCCGTCCACCCGGTCGTCGCCGAGGTCACCGAGCGCATCGCCGCGCGCAGTGCCGCGACCCGCGCGGCCTACCTCGAACGCATGGCGGCAGCGTATGCCGAAGGCCCGGTCCGCCGCGGCCTCGCCTGCAGCAACCTCGCCCACGGCTTCGCCGCCATGGAGGGCGCCGACAAGGAGGCGCTGCGAGCCGCGCGCGCTCCCGGCGTCGCGATCGTGTCGTCCTACAACGACCTGCTTTCCGCGCACCAGCCGATGCACGAGTACCCGGCCTGGCTGAAGAAGGCCGTGCGCTCCGCCGGTGGTGTCGCCCAGTTCGCCGGCGGCGTGCCCGCGATGTGCGACGGCATCACCCAGGGCCGCGCCGGCATGGAGCTGTCCCTGTTCAGCCGCGAGGTCATCGCGATGTCGACGGCGATCGCGCTGTCGCACGACATGTTCGACGCCTCGCTGCTGCTCGGGGTGTGCGACAAGATCGTGCCCGGCCTGCTGATCGGCGCGCTGTCGTTCGGGCACCTGCCGGCCGTGCTGGTCCCGGCCGGGCCGATGAACTCCGGCCTGCCGAACAAGGAGAAGGCGCGGGTCCGGCAGCTCTACGCCGAGGGCCTCGCGACGCGCGAAGACCTGCTCGACGCCGAAGCGGCGTCGTACCACTCGGCCGGCACCTGCACGTTCTACGGCACCGCCAACTCGAACCAGATGGTCGTCGAGGTGATGGGCCTGCACCTGCCGGGCGCCAGCTTCGTCCAGCCGGGTTCCGCGTTGCGCCGCGCGTTGACCGAGGAAGCGGGACGCCGGGTCGTCGCGCTGTCCCGCGGCGAGGAGTACACGCCGGTCTCGCGGATCCTCGACGAGAAGGCGTTCGTCAACGGCATCATCGCGCTGCTCGCGACGGGCGGCTCGACGAACCACACGATGCACCTGGTCGCCATCGCCGCGGCCGCGGGCATCGAGCTGACCTGGGACGACTTCTCGGATCTGTCGGCCGTCGTGCCGCTGCTGGCGCGGGTGTACCCGAACGGCAGCGCCGACATCAACCACTTCCACGCGGCCGGCGGCATCCAGTTCCTGGTCGGCACGCTGCTCGACGCCGGGCTGCTGCACGAGGACGTGCACACGGTCGCCGGGTTCGGGCTGCACCGCTACCGCGCCGAGCCGATCCTGTCCGACGGCGAGCTGGTCTGGCGCGACGTGCCGACCCGCAGCCTCGACGAAGACGTGCTGCGCCCGGCGTGGCGCCCGTTCGCCGCGGACGGCGGGCTGCGGATGGTCGCGGGCAACCTGGGCCGCGCGGTGGTGAAGGTGTCGGCGGTGGCACCGGAGCACCGGGTCGTGGAGGCGCCGGCGCGGGTGTTCACGACGCAGGAGGCGTTCAAGGCCG
Proteins encoded in this region:
- a CDS encoding fumarate reductase/succinate dehydrogenase flavoprotein subunit, with the protein product MTEVERHSYDVVVIGAGGAGLRAVIEARERGFRVAVVCKSLFGKAHTVMAEGGCAASMGNANPNDNWQVHFRDTMRGGKFLNNWRMAELHAKEAPDRVWELETYGALFDRTADGRISQRNFGGHTYPRLAHVGDRTGLELIRTMQQKIVSLQQEDFAETGDYEAKIKVFAECTVTELLTTDGKIAGAFGYWRESGRFILFEAPAVVLATGGIGKSFKVTSNSWEYTGDGHALALRAGAKLINMEFVQFHPTGMVWPPSVKGILVTEGVRGDGGVLKNSDGKRFMFEYVPEVFKGQYAESEEEADRWYTDADNNRRTPDLLPRDEVARAINSEVKEGRGSPHGGVFLDIASRLPAEEIKKRLPSMYHQFKELADVDITAEPMEVGPTCHYVMGGIEVDPDTAAASVPGLFAAGECSGGMHGSNRLGGNSLSDLLVFGRRAGLGAAEYVLGLEGRPAVRESDVDAAAKMALAPFDPPAGASAENPYTLHTELQQSMNDLVGIIRKAGEIEQALTKLAELRQRILHVAVEGHRQFNPGWHLAIDLRNMLMVSECVAKAALTRTESRGGHTRDDYPGMDAEWRNKLLVCSASPGDNPVVPDIDVTVKEQVPLRQDLLELFEFGELGKYFTDSELETHPGSKA
- the edd gene encoding phosphogluconate dehydratase, which translates into the protein MSPTPTTPVHPVVAEVTERIAARSAATRAAYLERMAAAYAEGPVRRGLACSNLAHGFAAMEGADKEALRAARAPGVAIVSSYNDLLSAHQPMHEYPAWLKKAVRSAGGVAQFAGGVPAMCDGITQGRAGMELSLFSREVIAMSTAIALSHDMFDASLLLGVCDKIVPGLLIGALSFGHLPAVLVPAGPMNSGLPNKEKARVRQLYAEGLATREDLLDAEAASYHSAGTCTFYGTANSNQMVVEVMGLHLPGASFVQPGSALRRALTEEAGRRVVALSRGEEYTPVSRILDEKAFVNGIIALLATGGSTNHTMHLVAIAAAAGIELTWDDFSDLSAVVPLLARVYPNGSADINHFHAAGGIQFLVGTLLDAGLLHEDVHTVAGFGLHRYRAEPILSDGELVWRDVPTRSLDEDVLRPAWRPFAADGGLRMVAGNLGRAVVKVSAVAPEHRVVEAPARVFTTQEAFKAAFEAGELDRDVVVVVRQQGPRANGMPELHGLTPALGVLMDRGHRVALLTDGRMSGASGKIPAAIQVTPEAAAGGPIARIADGDVIRLDASAGTLDVFVGDEELARRELVDSPPSEASWTGTGRELFAALRRAVGPADQGASVFGPLTPEHFGMPTHTLEIQEVGQ